The Planctellipticum variicoloris DNA window TACCTTCTCTCCCTGGCGTTCGCCCTCTGTCCGCCGGCTGCAGCCGCTGAACCCCGTGAAGTCCACCGCCAGACCCGCAACTACCGGGTCGCCGTCGATGGCGTCGAGCGGGGCGATATGACCGCCACCGTCGTCCGGCACGACGACGGCACGGAGTCCATGACCGGCGAAACCCACTTACGGTTCAACTTCATCGTCTACCGGTACCGCTTCTCCTCGACCGGCAAGGAAGTCTGGAAAGAAAACCGCCTCGTCGAACTCGCCAGCCACGCCGACTTCAACGGCGACGAATACGTCGTCACCGCAGCCGCCACCGACGACGCCGTCCAGGTGACCGTCAACGGCGAATCGCGCAAGACCCCCGCCGATGTCTGGGTCACCTCGTACTGGCGCGAACCGCATGCCTCGAAAGTCGGCCGCGAACTGCAGCTCTTCGATGCCGGCAAAGGGCGGCTGCTCGCCGGCAAGCTCCAGCGGGTGGGCGCCGCCGCCCTGGAGATCGCCGAGAAGCAGCTCGACGCGACTCACTACCGCCTCCGCGGCGAAGTCGAAGTCGATCTCTGGTACGACAAGGACGGTCGACTCGTCCGCCAGGAGTCGCTCGAATCGGGACACCGCACCCTGCTGGAACTGAGCGAACTTCCCGAATAGGCCGGCGGCCCCGATCGCCGCGGGTGGCCGGGGCGGGAGCGTCTTCGCGATGCCCCGGAGCGTCAGGGAATTCCTCGTTCCCAGGCTCCGCTTGGGAATGCTTCTTCGGACGCTCTGCGTCCTCTTCAGCATCGTCCGAAGACGCGAGGCAGAGCCTCGCAAGAGGGGGTTCCCAGGCGGAGCCTGGGCTGCGCGAAATCCGTCGTTTTCAGGGGCAATTGGCCTCGGCGAATCGTCGCGTTTTTGTTCCACTGGGCTTTTTGTTCAAGGAGGAACGTCATGACCTGCGAAACCAGCGAAACAGCCGTCGCCCGGTATTCGTCGCCGGCGGGCAAGTTGGTGCGGTTCTTCGAGCGGAGTCGCAATCGGTGGAAGGCGAAGTCCGGCCAGTGGAAGCGAACCTGCAAGCTCCTGCAGAACCAGACCCGCGCCGTCGAGAAGAGCCGCGCGATGTGGCGCACGCGGGCCGCCGCGGCCGAACGCCGCGCGGCGGACCTGGAACGTGAGATCGCCGCCTTAAAATCCGGGCGCTGACCGGGTCGCCGACGCAGCCCCTGGCCCCCTCCCGGACGCCGTCCGACCGGCCCATCATGCGTATTCGGCAGCGGCCATCGGCCTGACGTTGCAGTTCTGTCTGGCCGGAGCGGTCAGCTTTCGCGGCTGCCGGGCGGTGGTCGAACTGCTGCGGGACAGCCTGCCCCAGTTCCGGGGGGCTCCTGCGGCCAATACTGCGGAAGCGTGGCTGCTGCGGCTGGGACTGCACGAGTTGCGGCGGCCCAAGGAATTCGCCGCCGACTGGGTGTTCCTCGTCGACCACACGCTGCAACTGGGGTCGCGGAAGTGTCTGGTCATCGCGGGGCTGCGATTGTCGGCGTGGAAAGCGCTGACGGCGCCGCTGACGCACCAGGATCT harbors:
- a CDS encoding DUF6134 family protein, with translation MSFFLSPLSRLSPRSQSLPWFPFLTQIRVHSCHSWFPLFSACLRARRVSAAKFLYLLSLAFALCPPAAAAEPREVHRQTRNYRVAVDGVERGDMTATVVRHDDGTESMTGETHLRFNFIVYRYRFSSTGKEVWKENRLVELASHADFNGDEYVVTAAATDDAVQVTVNGESRKTPADVWVTSYWREPHASKVGRELQLFDAGKGRLLAGKLQRVGAAALEIAEKQLDATHYRLRGEVEVDLWYDKDGRLVRQESLESGHRTLLELSELPE